In the genome of Croceimicrobium hydrocarbonivorans, one region contains:
- a CDS encoding alkane 1-monooxygenase: MKWRFLKYLMAYSLPLAVFLSMQREGLLAYLPLFYAFLVVPLLELFFAPNPGNLDKQREEMIKEDPWYDRLLYLMVPIQLALLLYFLWDLNHHTYDSLTFWGRITAMGLMCGVIGINVGHELGHRRKKYEQVLAKILLSTSLYVHFFTEHNYGHHRNVATPEDPATARYKESLYAFWLRSIVFSYLHAWKIQGQLLKSRKKSFWSPSNELLLWSLIQLIALTAIFLFFGLESLLAFLAAALFGALLLETVNYIEHYGLSRQKVSEHRYEKAEAEHSWNSDHIIGRLLLFELSRHSDHHAHPHRKYQILQHHDQSPQLPTGYPGMMLLSTIPPLWFKVMNGRIKSA; the protein is encoded by the coding sequence ATGAAATGGCGCTTTCTCAAATACCTAATGGCCTATTCCTTACCGCTGGCGGTTTTCCTGTCTATGCAAAGGGAAGGACTCTTGGCTTATCTACCTTTGTTTTACGCCTTTTTAGTGGTTCCCTTATTGGAATTGTTCTTTGCTCCGAATCCGGGAAACCTCGATAAACAAAGGGAAGAGATGATCAAGGAAGATCCCTGGTACGATCGTTTGCTTTACCTGATGGTGCCCATTCAATTGGCTTTGCTGCTTTATTTTCTTTGGGACCTTAATCATCATACTTACGATAGCCTCACTTTTTGGGGACGAATAACTGCCATGGGCCTAATGTGTGGGGTAATCGGAATTAATGTGGGCCATGAACTAGGTCATCGTCGCAAGAAATATGAGCAAGTATTGGCGAAAATCCTTTTGAGTACCAGCCTCTACGTGCATTTCTTCACCGAGCATAATTATGGACATCACCGCAATGTGGCCACACCGGAAGATCCCGCTACTGCTCGCTACAAGGAGAGTCTCTATGCCTTTTGGCTGCGCAGTATAGTCTTCTCCTATCTGCATGCCTGGAAAATTCAAGGCCAGTTATTGAAGTCCCGGAAAAAGTCATTTTGGTCTCCTTCGAATGAGTTGTTACTGTGGTCATTAATTCAGCTCATTGCCTTGACCGCCATTTTCCTGTTCTTCGGATTGGAAAGTTTATTAGCCTTTTTAGCAGCTGCTTTGTTTGGAGCTTTATTGCTGGAAACCGTTAATTACATTGAGCATTACGGACTGAGTCGCCAAAAAGTAAGTGAACATCGCTATGAAAAGGCAGAGGCGGAGCACAGCTGGAATAGCGACCATATCATCGGTCGTTTGCTTTTATTCGAATTAAGTCGACACAGCGATCACCATGCCCATCCGCATCGCAAATATCAAATCCTACAGCATCACGATCAAAGTCCGCAATTACCTACCGGATATCCGGGAATGATGCTCCTCAGCACCATTCCTCCCTTATGGTTTAAAGTAATGAATGGGCGAATAAAAAGCGCTTAG
- a CDS encoding ABC-F family ATP-binding cassette domain-containing protein, whose amino-acid sequence MLTVSNVSLQFGKRVLFDEVNLKFLGDNCYGMIGANGAGKSTFLKILSGEISPNSGMVNLEPGKRMAVLKQDHAAFNDHQVLDTVLMGYRELYDLMKEKDALYAKPDFSEADGIKASELEEKFAEMDGWNAESDAAALLSGLGISESLHYSLVKDLEGSQKVRVLLAQALFGNPDVLILDEPTNDLDLKTITWLEDFLLNFRNTVIVVSHDRHFLDTVCTHIADIDFKKISLYTGNYSFWYQSSQLAARQRASANKKAEEKRKELQEFIQRFSANASKSRQATSRKKLLDKINLEAMPQSSRRYPAIIFNQSREAGDQILEVSNLSSHAEDGTLLFQNVEFKVNRGDKIAVISDNSLAITALFDIINGDRKADTGEYTYGQTITTAYLPTEHQHFFDTDDNLIDWLREYSENKDEVYVRGFLGKMLFTGEEVLKSARVLSGGEKMRCLMSRMMLQEANLLTFDEPTNHLDLESIQALNNSLQEYKGTILFTSHDHTFTETVANRIIEIFPSGIMDKMMDYDDYIASDKIQAQREEMRAVKA is encoded by the coding sequence ATGCTTACGGTATCCAATGTGTCGCTCCAATTCGGGAAACGCGTTTTATTTGATGAAGTTAACCTCAAGTTTTTAGGCGATAACTGCTATGGTATGATTGGCGCTAATGGCGCAGGAAAATCTACCTTCCTCAAGATTCTGAGTGGTGAAATCAGCCCTAATAGTGGCATGGTGAACTTGGAGCCCGGAAAACGGATGGCCGTTTTGAAGCAGGATCACGCTGCTTTTAACGATCATCAGGTTTTAGATACCGTATTAATGGGTTATCGCGAGCTTTATGATTTGATGAAGGAAAAGGATGCTCTTTATGCCAAGCCTGATTTTTCGGAAGCGGATGGTATCAAGGCCTCTGAATTGGAAGAGAAATTCGCGGAAATGGACGGCTGGAACGCCGAGAGTGATGCCGCTGCCCTACTGAGTGGTTTGGGAATTTCCGAATCTTTACACTATTCACTGGTTAAAGATTTAGAGGGATCTCAAAAAGTACGTGTGCTTTTGGCCCAGGCTTTATTTGGGAATCCAGATGTATTGATTCTCGATGAGCCAACCAACGACCTGGACTTGAAAACCATTACTTGGTTAGAAGACTTCCTTTTAAACTTCCGTAATACGGTTATCGTTGTATCGCATGACCGTCACTTTTTGGATACAGTTTGTACGCATATCGCGGATATCGACTTTAAGAAAATCTCTCTCTATACTGGTAACTATAGCTTCTGGTATCAGAGTTCACAATTAGCGGCTCGTCAGCGTGCTTCTGCCAACAAAAAGGCAGAAGAGAAACGCAAAGAATTGCAGGAGTTTATCCAGCGATTTAGCGCCAATGCCTCTAAATCTCGTCAGGCGACCAGCCGCAAGAAATTACTGGACAAGATTAACCTGGAGGCCATGCCTCAGTCCAGTCGTCGCTACCCAGCCATTATCTTTAATCAGAGCCGTGAAGCTGGTGATCAGATTTTGGAAGTTTCCAACCTTTCTTCCCATGCTGAAGATGGTACCTTACTCTTCCAAAATGTTGAGTTCAAAGTGAACCGCGGTGATAAGATTGCGGTGATCAGCGATAATAGCTTAGCCATCACTGCCCTCTTTGATATCATTAATGGAGATCGCAAGGCAGATACCGGCGAATATACTTACGGTCAGACTATCACTACCGCTTACCTTCCTACCGAGCATCAACATTTCTTTGATACTGATGATAACCTTATCGATTGGTTACGTGAGTACTCTGAAAACAAAGACGAGGTCTATGTACGTGGTTTCTTAGGTAAGATGTTGTTTACCGGCGAAGAGGTATTGAAATCGGCCCGTGTATTATCTGGAGGCGAGAAAATGCGTTGTTTAATGTCGCGCATGATGTTGCAAGAAGCCAACCTCCTCACCTTTGATGAACCTACCAACCACTTGGATCTGGAGTCTATTCAGGCTTTGAACAACTCATTGCAAGAATACAAAGGGACTATTCTCTTTACTTCTCATGACCATACTTTTACCGAAACCGTTGCAAATCGTATTATCGAGATTTTCCCAAGCGGTATTATGGATAAGATGATGGATTATGACGATTATATCGCCAGCGATAAAATTCAAGCACAGCGCGAGGAAATGCGTGCAGTCAAGGCCTAA
- a CDS encoding AlbA family DNA-binding domain-containing protein, whose amino-acid sequence MDFQSGADHRNLERAEGDPEELYALIREGEHQEQDFKFRIDSNLKIARTLSAFANTDGGRLLIGVKDNGRIAGIDPEEEYFMIEGAADVYCDPPVPFQYKLYDIDGKIVLRIEVAPSAERPHKVKEKQGPALAYIRQDDENFVANKVLLRFMSDRNPDTQRKNLVAYGPAERMLFDYLSENPEISVSKFSRIAKIPMYRAEKILALFLKWEVVDFYASDKGIRFRLKEED is encoded by the coding sequence ATGCTTTGATTCGTGAAGGAGAACATCAAGAACAAGACTTTAAGTTTCGGATAGACAGCAATTTAAAGATTGCTAGAACTTTGTCTGCTTTCGCTAATACCGATGGCGGCAGGCTACTTATCGGTGTAAAAGACAATGGCCGAATTGCCGGCATTGATCCCGAGGAAGAGTACTTTATGATTGAAGGAGCCGCAGATGTTTATTGCGATCCACCGGTTCCCTTTCAATACAAATTGTATGATATAGATGGGAAAATTGTACTGCGAATTGAGGTAGCTCCATCCGCCGAAAGGCCACATAAGGTGAAGGAAAAGCAAGGTCCGGCTTTAGCCTATATCCGTCAGGATGACGAAAATTTCGTGGCGAATAAGGTTTTACTGCGCTTTATGAGTGATCGCAATCCGGATACTCAAAGGAAAAACCTGGTGGCCTATGGTCCGGCAGAAAGAATGCTCTTTGATTATCTCAGTGAAAATCCAGAGATCTCAGTGAGCAAATTCAGTCGCATCGCTAAGATCCCCATGTATAGAGCAGAAAAAATACTGGCTCTTTTCCTTAAATGGGAGGTAGTCGACTTTTATGCCAGTGATAAAGGCATTCGTTTTCGCTTAAAAGAAGAGGACTAG